The following proteins are encoded in a genomic region of Alosa alosa isolate M-15738 ecotype Scorff River chromosome 10, AALO_Geno_1.1, whole genome shotgun sequence:
- the ghrh gene encoding somatoliberin isoform X1 — MMERTALLALCCLLMPISCSPRYPSLKFGHRATSILMSSTLEDPLQLPKTDYSSSQTQEAVFRTGRHADAIFTNSYRKVLGQISARKFLQSVMGKRLGRGDTEHFEKRQSGIYEDTFKQDLTAIQKEERYRGQQQDIQRLRNFQFPL; from the exons ATGATGGAGAGGACCGCACTACTGGCTTTGTGCTGTCTGCTGATGCCTATATCTTGTTCTCCTCGGTATCCATCACTGAA GTTTGGACACAGAGCTACATCCATCTTAATGAGCTCGACGTTGGAAGACCCTTTGCAGCTGCCAAAAACTGATTATAGCTCGTCACAGACACAGGAAGCCGTGTTTAG aACTGGAAGACACGCAGATGCCATCTTCACAAATAGCTACAGGAAGGTGTTGGGTCAGATCTCAGCCAGAAAGTTTCTTCAGTCAGTCATGGGGAAGAGACTAGG cAGGGGGGACACTGAACATTTTGAGAAACGCCAGTCAGGCATTTATGAGGATACCTTCAAACAGGACCTTACAGCCATCCAAAAAGAGGAGAGATATCGGGGCCAGCAACAGGACATTCAGAGGCTCAG GAATTTTCAGTTTCCACTATGA
- the ghrh gene encoding somatoliberin isoform X2 produces MMERTALLALCCLLMPISCSPRYPSLKFGHRATSILMSSTLEDPLQLPKTDYSSSQTQEAVFRTGRHADAIFTNSYRKVLGQISARKFLQSVMGKRLGGDTEHFEKRQSGIYEDTFKQDLTAIQKEERYRGQQQDIQRLRNFQFPL; encoded by the exons ATGATGGAGAGGACCGCACTACTGGCTTTGTGCTGTCTGCTGATGCCTATATCTTGTTCTCCTCGGTATCCATCACTGAA GTTTGGACACAGAGCTACATCCATCTTAATGAGCTCGACGTTGGAAGACCCTTTGCAGCTGCCAAAAACTGATTATAGCTCGTCACAGACACAGGAAGCCGTGTTTAG aACTGGAAGACACGCAGATGCCATCTTCACAAATAGCTACAGGAAGGTGTTGGGTCAGATCTCAGCCAGAAAGTTTCTTCAGTCAGTCATGGGGAAGAGACTAGG GGGGGACACTGAACATTTTGAGAAACGCCAGTCAGGCATTTATGAGGATACCTTCAAACAGGACCTTACAGCCATCCAAAAAGAGGAGAGATATCGGGGCCAGCAACAGGACATTCAGAGGCTCAG GAATTTTCAGTTTCCACTATGA